TTCGACCAAGATGATCGCCGACGTCACGGGAAACATCGGCGAGGCCTCGAACACGGCCGCCGAGGTCGCGGCCAAGGCGTCCGACCTGATGCGCGGCATCGCGCAGATCAGCGAGAACGTGGGCAACGCCGCGCGCGGCGCGCTCGAGGTGGCCGCGCACATCGAATCCGTTCGCCTCTCCTCGGTGGACTCGTCGAACGAGGCCACGGGCGTGCGAAAGCGCGCCCAGGATCTGACGGAGCTCTCGACCCGGCTGAAGTCGCTCGTGGGCCAGTTCCGGGTCTAGGGGCGCAGCGCCTACGCGGGAAGGCCGCGCGTCTCGGAAAGGCCGAGCATCAGGTTCAGATTCTGGATCGCCAGACCGGCGGCGCCCTTGCCCAGGTTGTCGAGCACCGCCATCAGGCGCACGTGGCCGCCCGGGTTCGGCAGCACGCGCAGCTCGATGCGATTGGTGTCGTTGCAGGCGCGCGGGTCGAAGCTCCGCTCGTCGGAATCCAGGGGCTCGCGGATCGGAAGCACGCGCACGAAGGGCTCGTCCCGGTAGCGCGCGGCGAGTGCCTCCCAGATCGACTTGCCCGAGACTCCGCTCGCGAGCAGCGCCGCGTGCAGCGGCAGCTGCACGCGCATTCCGCAGCGGAACGGACCGACGGCAGGTGCGAATTCCGGCGCGTGCGCGAGCCCGCTCCAGCGCGTGATCTCGGCAATGTGCTTGTGGACGCGGTCGAGCGCGTAGGGCGCCTCGTACACGTGCGTGAGCAGGCCGCCCGCCGGATCCTCCCACTTCGCGATCATCTCGCGTCCGCCGCCGGAGTAGCCCGAGACGCCGTGCACGCTGATCGGAGTGTCACGCGCGATCAGCCCCGCGTCGACGAGCGGCCGCAGCAGCAGGATGGCCGCGGTCGCCCAGCAGCCGCCGTTCGACACACGAGCGGCGCCGCGAATCCGTTCGCGCTGGTCGGCCACGAGCTCCGGCAGGCCGTAAAACCAGCCCGGCGCGACCCGGTGTGCGGTGCTCGCGTCGAGGATCCGCACGCGCGATCCTTCGGCCAGTCCGACCGCTTCGCGCGCGGCGTCGTCGGGCAGACACAGCACCGCGAGATCGGCGCTCCGCAGCGCGTCGCGGCGCGCGGCCGCATCCTTGCGGAGCGCTTCGGGAAGCTCGCAGAGCTCGAAGTCGTCCCGGCCCGAGAGCCAGTCGCGGATGCGAAGGCCGGTCGTTCCGAGGTGGCCGTCGATGAAGACGCGCGGCGACATGGCCGCAGTATACCCGCGAGCGTTCTCAGGGCGACTTCGCAGCGGCGGCCGGATCGGGCTCGGGGTCGACAGCGAGACTCCGATCGCGCGACTCGCGACCGCGCTTCGCGCCGCTCTCGCCCTTCAGTTCTTCCGCGCGCAGCTCGAGCGCCGAGTTTCGCTCGCGAAGCGCCGCCAGCCAGACCTCGAGCTGGCGCGGCGCCGCGTAGACGCGGAATCGGAGCAGTGCCGCGGTCCCGCGATCGCTCTCGACCCGGAGCTCGACGTCGTTCGCGCCGGGTGTGAGTGCGAGCGCGCCGAGCAGCCGGGTGCGATCGGGCGCGAGCAGATCCGAGCTCTCGACCCCGAGCGTGGCATTGCGGGCGACGACGCGACCGATCCGGCTCGACACCAGCGACGGCAGCGCGAGCTCGATTGCCTCCGGTCCAGGAACGCGAACCAGCCGACCGCCGGTGTCGGCGACGACCCGCTGCCAGGAACGCGCGCTGCGGTCGGGCTCGAAGAGCAGCGCGTGAACCGCGAGCACGCCACGCGCGCGCCGCGCGAAGCTCGCCAGCTGCACCAGGTCCGAGGTTCCGTCCGAGCGGCTGAAACGATGGCTCGCCGGACACGGCGCCGGATTGCGGCGCGCCTCGCAAGCGGAAGCCGCCGCGTCCGAGCGCGCGCGTCCGTCGCCGGCGCAGTCGAGGAAGCGGCCCGAGAAGGCCGCGTCTCCGTCGGTCAGGACGACGATCTCCCGCGCGACGCCTTTCGGTGTCGAGTCGAGCCACTCGCGCGCGGTCCAGAGCGCGCAGACCGCATCGGTTCGACCCTCGCCACGCGGGCGCTGCTGGCGGAAGTCCGCCAGCGCCGCGCGCAGACCCTCGACCGGGAGCCCCGGCTCCGCCACCGGCCAGGTCGTCTCGCCGAACGCGATCACGCCGATCTCGAGCCAGTCGTCCTGCGAGAGATCGAGCAGGTGGTCGAGCGCGCGGCGCTCGGCCTCGAGCACGGAGACGGCCTCCGCGCCGCGCCCGTCGCTGCGGAACTCGGTCATCGAGTTCGCGCTCTCGGAGGCGTCGACCAGGATCACCACGCGACGTGGGCCGTCGCCCCGGGACAGCGAGAGCGCGCCCTCGATCGGAAGCTCGAGCTCGTCGACGACCGGCACGATCACGCTTCCGTCCGACTCCGCGTTGACCAGCGGCCAGCGCAGCGTCACGCCGAGATTCGCGAAGATCGGCCCGTAGACGCGCTCGGCGGGCCATTCCGAACGAACGCGATCGGCAACCTCCGCGCGCAGGCGTTCGGGCCAGGCCGGAGCATCGGCCGCGCGCAGCAGCTCGATGCCCGCGGGAACCCCCGCGCGCACCGGCTCGAGCGCATCGGCCTGGTACGGCTCGTGCGCCGGCGGATCGGGCGTCGCGTAGCGCTCGCGCGCGCCGGCCACGCCGGCCGCGAGCAGCAGACCAGCGCAGGCAAGACTCAGGCTCCTTACACGGCGACGCACGCTGTCTTCGAGCGGCCGCACGGGCAGGAAACCTGAGATCCCGGCTCGCCGTCCGAAATGCGGATGACGGCTCCGGATTTTGACCCAGCTCCGCAGCCCCCGTTAGACTCCGGCGGCAGCGAGGAGAAGCGGATGGCAGCAGTAGTGAGCCTCGAGAAACGCGGCGTGCGCGTATCCGCGTCCGTGCTCGAGGAGATCGAGTCGGGCGGGCTCGACGGCTTGGTTGCCGAAGAGCTGATCCGCTGGGGCTTCGATCGCTTCGCACCGCGCATCGCCCTCTCGGCGGGTTTCGGCTCCCCGGACGGAATGGTCCTGCTCGATCTGATGCACCAGATCGACCCGGGCCGGACGCGCGTGTTCACGCTCGACACCGGTCGCCTGCCGCAGGAGACCTACAACCTGATCGACCGCGTCCGCGACCGCTACGAGATCGAAGTCGAGGTCTTCTTCCCGGATCCGGAGCGCGTGCAGAAGATGGTCCGGCAGCACGGCATGAACCTCTTCTACGAGACCGAGGAGAAGCGGAAGCTCTGCTGCGCCGTGCGCAAGGTCGAGCCATTGGAGCGCGCGCTCGCCGGGCTCGACGCCTGGATCAGCGGACTGCGCCCGGAGCAGAGCGTGACTCGCTCGGCCGTCTCCGCGGTCGAGATCGACGAGGTCCACGGCGGTCGGGTGAAGCTCAATCCGCTCGCGGGCTGGAGCAAGGACGACGTCTGGGCCTACGTGAAGAAGCACGCGGTGCCGGTGAATGCGCTCCACGCGCAGGGCTACCCATCGGTGGGCTGCGCGCCCTGCTCGCGCGCGATCCGCGAGGGCGAGGACGAGCGCGCGGGTCGCTGGTGGTGGGAGCGCCCGGAGAGCCGCGAGTGCGGCATCCACACCGGCTACGAGGAAGAGGGTTCGGGAATCTGAGCCGCCGCAGCGGCGAGTCACTCAAACCTCTTCGCCAGCGTCCCCGTCGCCGAGCGAGATGAAGACGTCGTCGCCCTCGACGCGCACCGCGAAGCGGCGCAGATCCTCGGTCACGATTCCACCGCCGGCCGCGCCGGTCTTCACGTCGAAACGGCCGCCGTGCAAGGCGCACTCGAGCTCGTCGCCCTCCAAGTAGCCGTCGCTCAGGCACGCGTACGCGTGCGTGCAGACGTTCGATACCGCGTGGAACGAGCCCGCAAGGTTGCAGAGCGCGACGTCGATCCCCGAGACCCGCACGCTCTTGACCTCGCCCGGCGCGACCTCGCGCACGCTCGCGACCCGCTGCCACTTCATCGCGTCAGGCGAGCTCTGCGTGGCGCGGACAGCTGGTGAGATGGTCGTTCACCATGCCCACCGCCTGCATGTACGCGTAGCAGATGGTCGAGCCGGTGAACTTGAAGCCGCGCGCGGAGAGATCCTTCGAGAGCGCGTCCGACTCCGCGGTGTGCGCCGGAACGTCGGCGATGCGTCGGAAGCGATTCACCCGCGGCCGTCCAGCGACGAAGTCCCAGAGGTACCGGTCGAAGCTGCCGCACTCGGAGACGACGTCCAGGAAGGCACGCGCATTCCCGATCGCCGCGTCGATCTTCTGGCGGTTGCGCACGATTCCCGGGTCGGCGAGGAGCTGCGCCCGTCGCTTCTCGGTGTAGCTTGCGACGAGCTCCGGATCGAAAGCGTCGAAGGCGCGCCGATAGCCCTCGCGCTTGCGCAGGATCGTGAGCCAGGAGAGGCCCGCCTGCGCGCCCTCCAGGATCAGCATCTCGAAGAGCCCGCGGTCGTCGTGGAGCGGCACGCCCCACTGCTCGTCGTGATAGGGGATGTAGAGCGGGTCCTTGTCGGCCCACGGGCAACGAGCGCTCAAGCAGCGAACTCCTCGAACACCGCGCGGCAATCGACGCGCGCTCCGATGTGCGCGAGGAGCAGGTAGGTTCCGGCGAGCTTCCGGTGCAGGAAGATCAGCTCCGTCGGCGGCGCGCGCAGACCCCGGCGCGTGTAGGCGTCGATTCCGATTTCGCGCACCTCGCGCGCGAGCTCGGAGCCCGCGAAGGAGTACGGCCCCGGGCGCCGCAGCGGCTCGGCGACGCGCTCACAGAGGCGATTGAAGGCCGAACGAGCCTCCGGCGCCTCGTCTCCGCGCAGGAGCCCGAGCGCGCTCGCAAGCTCCTCGACCCGCTCCGCATCGCGCGTGATCGTGGCGCGGATCAGCTCCGCGTAGCGCCCGGTGAAGTGCGCCGAGTAGCTGCGCACGGCGCCGAAGTCGAGCAGCGCCACTCGCTCGTGCTTCGGCTCGAACAGGTAGTTCGCGAAGTTCGGGTCGGTCTGGACGAAGCGGAACTCGAAGAGCTCGCGGAAGACCAGCCGGAGCAGCTTCGCGCCCACCTCGTCGCGGCGGCTCTGCGGATGCTCGGGCGAGCGCAGGTCCTCGAGCGGTAGCCCGCGGACCCGGTCCGAGGCCAGCACGCTGCGCGTCGAGAGATCCGCGTGAACGCACGGGACCAGCACGGCCGGATCGTCGCCGACCAGGTTGCGGTACTGCGCCTGGCTCCGCGCCTCGCGCGCGTAGTCCGCCTCGCGGCGCAGCTCCTCCTTCAGCTCGGGAATCACCCGATCGAGGTCCAGGCCCGCAGGCACCAGCCGCAGGCCGCGCAGCACCAGCACCAGGTTGTCGACGTCGCCGTCGATGCTGCGCTCGATCCCGGGGTACTGCAGCTTCAGCGCCAGGTCGCGGCCGTCGCCCGCGGTGGCCGCGTGTACCTGGCCGATCGAAGCCGCGGCCAGCGGCTCGAAGTCGAACTCCGCGAAGCGGCTCTTCCAGCCGCGGCCGAACTCGCGCGCGAGAACCTGCCGGACCTGCGCCTCGGGCATGAAATGCGCGTGGCTCTGCAGCTGCGCGAGCGCCTCGCGAAGTCGAGGCGGCAGCATCCCCTCGCCTTGGAGCGAGAGCAGCTGGCCGAGCTTCATCGCCGCGCCGCGAAGATCCGCGAGCGTCTCGGAGATCCGCGCGGCGTTCGCGCTCGTCATGAGCAGCGAGCCGTCGCGCTCGCCCGCTCCCGTCGCGCGGCGCAGGAGCTCGAGGGCGGACTCGCCCGCGATTCCCGCGACCAGCCCGGCCAGGCGTGCGATCCGCTCGGCGCGCCCGTCGGGGACGCGCGCGGTCCTCTGCTGCGCTCGCGACGTCGGACGCTCCTTCATGCGCGCGAGTCTATCCGATCGCCCATGCCCACGGAGCGACCCCGGCGAGGTACGCGGCGTACAGACCCGAGTAGAACGCCGCGACGAGCGCGCCGAAGAGCAAGAGACCGACGGCCCCGAAGCTCTCCGCTTCGGCACTCGCAGCCGCGCGAGGCGCGACACATGCGCGATGCGCGAGTCCGCCGAGCAGCAGACCCGCGGCGACGTCGACCGCGTAGTGCTGCTTCGTCGTGCAGACGGATGCGGCGATGCAGGCGGTCCAGGCCAGCGCGGCCGCGCCCGACGGCCGGTCCACCCGCCACGCCGCGAGCGCCGCGAGTAGCGCCAGAGCGAGGTGCAGCGACGGGAACAGGTTGAAGGGCGGGTCCAGGAAGTACAGCAGCTGCAGCAGCCAGCCCGCGAAGCCTGCATCGGCATACAGCCGCACATCCGGGCGCAGGCCAACCGAGGTGACGGGGAAGAGCAGGAAAGCGGCGAGCGCCAGCGCAATCACAAGCGCGTACGCGAGCGCCACGCGGCGGAAAACGACCGGATCCCGCACCACGAAGATCGGCAGCAGACTCATCGGCAGGATCGACCAGTAGACGCCGACGGATTCGAGCAGGAACGGAATGGCGGCGTCGAGCGGAGTCCGGAGCGAGCGAGCGCCCTCGGGGTCGCTGGCGAGAAATCCGACCGCGAAGTAGCCGACGAGAAAATACGCCAGAACCGAGCCCGTGAGCATCGCGCGCTCGCGCATGGAGCGAGTGTCGCGCGCGATACCGCATCGGAGCAACCGACCGCTGCTCAGCTCGCGTGCACTCGTTGCACGGTCTCGACGCAGATCCCCGAGACCGATCGAGCCGCTTCGCCGCGAGGCGCTCCATTTCGCCGGTACGGTGATTGCACCGGGTCGAGACGAATGGACGAACCGCTCGCGTCGGAGACATCGATCCGAACCGGCTGCCCCTATTGCGGGGTCGGCTGCGGCCTGTCCGTAAGCGTAGCGGGCGGGCGCGTGCTGAAGGTCCGGGGAGACCGCGAGCATCGCTCGAGCCGCGGCGAGGTCTGCATGAAGGCCGCGGCGTTGCCGCCAACCGTCGCACGCGAGGGTCGGGCCGATCGCGCTCGAATTCGAACGCGCGCCTCGGGACGCTTCGCCGAGACGAGCGTCGCGACCGCGGTCGCGCGAGCCGCTGCCGAGCTGCGCCGCATCGTAAACGCTCACGGTCCGGACGCGATCGCCTTCTACGGTTCGGGGCACCTCTCGACCGAGGACTACTACACGCTCGCGAAGCTCGTGAAGGGCTTCCTCGGCACTGACAATCTCGACACGAACTCGCGGCTCTGCATGGCCAGCGCCGTCGCCGGGTACAAGCGCGCCTTCGGAGCGGACGCTCCACCGGGAAGCTACGCCGACATCGACGAGGCGGAAGTCTTCCTGATCGTCGGCGCCAACCTCGCCGACTGCCACCCGGTGCTGTTCCGACGCGTAGCGAAGCGGCTCGACGCCGCACCCGAGACCGTGCGCGTGATCGTCGTCGATCCCCGCAGGACCGAAACCTGCGACATCGCGCACTCGCACCTCTCGCTGCGCCCTGGAACCGATGTCGCGCTGCTGAACGCGATGCTGCACATCGCGATTCGAGAAGGGCACGTCGACAAGCCGTTCCTCGAGCGGAGAACGGAGGGCTTCGCCGCGGTGCGCGATGCCGTCGAGAGCTGGACGCCGGAGGTCGCCGAGGAGCTCTGCGGCGTGCCTTCGGCCGCGATCGTCGACGCCGCGCGCACGTTCGCGCGCTCGCGCAAGGCCGTGGTGCTCTGGGCCATGGGAGCCAACCAGAGCTCGCACGGCACCGCGAAGAACGCCGCGATACTGAACCTGTGCCTGGCCACCGGGAACGTGGGCCGCCCCGGCTGCGGGCCACTCTCGCTCACGGGCCAGCCCAACGCCATGGGGGGGAGAGAGGTCGGCGCGCTCGCGGGCCTGCTGCCGGGTCACCGCAGCCTCAGCGATGCGAATGATCGAAACACCGTCGCGAAGCACTGGAAGGTTCCCGTCGAGCGCTTGCCGGAACGGCCCGGCCGCACGGCCACGGAGATCTTCGCGGGCCTCGAGGACGGCAGCGTTCGCGCCATCTGGATCCTGGCGACGAACCCAGCCGCGTCGCTTCCGGATCTCGAGCGCGCCCGTCGAGGTCTGCGCCGCGCCGAGCTCGTCGTCGTGCAAGACGCGTTCTTCCCGACCGACACGACCGACCTCGCGCACGTGGTGCTGCCGGCCGCCGCATGGGCCGAGAAAGACTGCGTGATGACGAACAGCGAGCGTGTCGTAACGCTCCACCGCAAGGCGGTCGAGCCGCCGGGCCACGCGCTGCCGGATTGGCGTTTGCTCGCGCTGCTCGCGCACGAGCTAGGCTTCGGGGCATCGTTCGCCTGGCCCAGCGCCGCCGAGATCTTCGACGAGTTCCGAACTCTGACGGCCGGAACCACCTGCGACCTCTCGGGCGTCACGCACGCGCGCCTCGCCTCCGGGCCCTTGCAGTGGCCCTGCCCGTCCGGGGAGCACCCTGGATCGGAACGGCGCTACGAGGTGCGCTTCGCCACCGCGAGCGGACGGGCCCGTCTCGAAGCAGTGCAGCCGCATCCGCCCGCCGAGCCGACCAGTCACGAGTTCCCGCTGGTGCTCACGACCGGCCGGCTGGGGCCGCACTGGCATACGCGCACGCGCACCCGCTGGTCGCGCAATCTCGAGAACCGGGCTCCGGAGCCAATCCTCGAGATGCACGCGAGCGACGCCCGACGCGTCGGAGTGGTCGACGGAGGCTTCGCCGAGATCCGGTCACGCCGAGGCGAGGTCGTAGCGCAGGTCCGAGTCACTTCGGAGATCTCGCCCGGAACGGTGTTCCTGCCGTTTCACTGGACCAGGCTAGACGGTCCCGAGAAGTCCGCGAACAACCTGACGCACGCGGCGCTGGATCCGATCTCGAAACAGCCGGAGCTCAAGCACTGCGCGGTGCGGGTACGCGCGCTCCGATCGCCGGAGGATGGAGCGTGACGGAACGCCGACTCGTGATGGTCGGAAACGGCATGGCCGGACTCGCCTGCCTCGACGCGATCCTGCAGCGCGACCCGTCGTGGAAAACGACCGTGTTCGGAGACGAGCCGCACCTCGGTTACAACCGGATTCTCCTCTCGACGCTGCTCGCCGGTGAATGCAGCCTGGAGGAGACGATCACGCACGACGCGTCGTGGTACGCGCAGCGCGAGGTCACGCCACGCACCGGCGTTCGCGTAGTGTCCGTCGACCGCGAACGCCGTCTCGTGCGCGACGACTCTGGTGCGGAGACGGCCTACGACCGGCTGCTGCTCGCGACCGGATCGGAGGCGACGGTTCCGCCGATCGCCGGCGTGCGGCGCGCGGGGGTGCACGTATTCCGCACGCTCGAGGACACCAGCTCGATTCTAGCCGAGGCACGCCGCGCGAGACGCGCAGTCGTGATCGGGGGCGGTCTGCTCGGCCTCGAGGCAGCGCGTGGCCTCGCCAAGGCCAAGGTCGAAGTCTGCGTCGTCCACCTGATGCCGTGGCTGATGGAGCAGCAGCTCGACGCCGCTGCCGGAGCTCTGCTTCGCGACGCGATGCAGCGTCTGGGCGTGCGGGTGCTGCTCGAACGCAAGACGCTCCGGATCGAGGGCGAGGGCGAGCGCGGTCGAGTCGCGCGCGTCGTGCTCGAGGGCGACGAGACGCTCGATGCAGATCTTGTCGTAATCGCAACCGGAATCCGACCGCGTGTCGAGCTCGCGCGTGACGCCGGTCTCGAAGTGAAGCGCGGAATCGTCGTGGACGACTTCCTGCGCAGCAGCGACCCCGCGATCTTCGCCGTGGGTGAGTGCGTCGAACACCGCAGTCGCTGCTACGGCCTCGTCGCGCCGCTCTACGAGCAGGGCGTCTGCCTCGCGCACGCCCTGAACGGCGACGAATCGAAGCCCTATCAGGGTTCGCTCGTCCACGCGAAGCTCAAGGTCGCCGGAGTGAACCTGCTCTCCGTCGGGCGATTCACTCCGTCTCCGGAGGCGCGCGCGAGCGAGGCGCTGCGGGTCGAGGACAGCGGGGCCGGCCTGTACCGAAAGGTGCTGATCGAAGACGGCGCGGTGGTCGGGGCGATCCTGATGGGTCAGATCGAAGATGGCCCGAGACTCGTGAACCTGGTCGCGAAGGGCGTGCCGGTTCGCGACGAGACGGAACGCCGGTCGCTCCTGCTCGGCTCGCTGGCCGCGGGCGCGGCCACCGCCGCGGCCGAAGCGGACGAAGCGACGGCCGCGGCCGAGCTGGCCTCGGGCGACATCGTATGTGGATGCATGGGAGTGACCAAGGGCTCGATCGTCGCCGCGATCGAAGCCGGGGCCACCACGCTCGTCGAGATCCGGCGCGCGACTCGCGCTTCAACCTCGTGTGGAAGCTGCGCGGGAACCTGTCAGGCGCTGATCCGCGTGGTCACGGGCGGCGCCTGTGGCCCGACCGGTCCGAAGCTTCTCTGTGAGTGCGTGCCTCACACGAAGGAGGATCTACGACGCGGCCTGCGCAACCAGAATCTGCGCAGCGTCTCCGAAGTGCTTCGCGTCTACGGCAACGACGCGGGCTGCGCCACCTGCCGGCCCGCGCTCTCGTTCCTGGTGGACGAGGTCTGGCAGGGCGGACACACGGAGGAGCGCGCGAGCCGCTTCGTGAACGACCGGGTGCACGCGAACATCCAGAAGGACGGCCGGTTCTCGGTCGTGCCGCGAATTCGCGGCGGGATCACCTCGGCCGCCGAGCTGCGCAAGATCGCCGATGTCGCGGAGAAGTACGCGGTGCCGATGGTGAAGATCACCGGCGGACAGCGGCTCGACCTGCTCGGAGTGCGCAAGCAGGACTTGCCATCGATCTGGCGCGATCTGGGCCTGCCGAGCGGCCACGCCTACGCGAAAGCGGTTCGCACGGTGAAGACCTGCGTCGGCACCGAGTTCTGCCGCTTCGGAGTGGGCGACTCCACGCGCCTCGGAGTACGCCTCGAGGAGAGCACCGAGCGGCTCCACACGCCCCACAAGGTGAAGCTGGGTGTCACCGGATGTCCGCGAAACTGCGCGGAGGTCACCGTGAAGGACATCGGAGTGATGGCGATCCAGGGCGGCTGGGAAGTGTACGTGGGGGGCGCCGCGGGCATGCGCGTTCGCAAGGCCGACCTGCTCGTGCGCGTCGAGCACGAGGTCGGAGCGCTCGAGGCGACTCACTTGTTCCTTCAGTACTACCGCGAGAACGCGGAGTATCTCGAACGAACCTACGACTTCGTCGAACGGCTTGGAATCAGCCGGATCCGCTCAGAGACGGTCGACGCTCCCGGGGAGGTGCGCGCCGCCCTGCTCGAGCGCTTCCAGCGCTCCCGGGCGATCGCGATCGAGCCGTGGTCGAGCGAGGGAGAACGACCCGCGACCTCCCACCAGTTCGAGGAGCTTCCGGCCGTCGCGCCTCCCAGCCAACGTGGCTTCGTCAGGGTCGCGGCGCTCGACGAGCTGCCGCTCGGCGAAGGTCGCGCCGTGCGCGTCGGCCGGCGCGAGATCGCCGTATTCCGCAGCGGCCCGCGGGAGGTGCACGCGACGCACGCGCGCTGTCCTCACGCAAACGGTCCGCTCGCCGACGGAATCCTCGCGGGCCGGCAGGTCACCTGCCCGCTGCACGGCTGGAAGATCGACGTCGAGGACGGCTCGGCGGCCTCACCCGCCGGAAACTGCGACGCGGTCCCGACCTACCCGGTCGAGCTTCGCGGAGACGAGGTCTGGATCGAGGTGCCGGCGGGCCCGCGCGCGAGTACCGCCAGCGGACGTCCGGACGGAGGCTGAGATGGAATCGGGAGACCGAGCCACGCGCATCGAGCTCGCGAACTTCTCGAGCCCGCCGATGCGGGCGTTCCACATGAGCTGGCTTGCGTTCTTCACTTCGTTCGTCGGGTGGTTCGCGGTGGCGCCGCTCATGCCGCTGATACGAGGGGATCTGGGCTTGAGCCGGCAGCAGATCGGAACCAGCGTGATCGCCTCGGTCGCGCTGACCTTCTTGGCACGGCTTCTGGCCGGTCGGCTGCTCGATCGCTTCGGGCCGCGGCGCATCTACTCGGCGCTGCTCGTGCTGGGCTCCGTGCCGGTGATGGCGATCGGACTCGCGCGGAGCTACGAGAGCTTCCTGCTGCTCCGCATGGCGATCGGCGCGATCGGCGCCTCGTTCGTCGTCACGCAGTACCACACCTCGCTGATGTTCGCGCCGAACGTCGTGGGAACGGCGAACGCAACTGCGGCGGGCTGGGGAAATCTCGGTGGGGGCGCAGCGCAGCTGCTGATGCCGCTCGCTCTCGGACTGCTCGTGAGCGCCGGCGTCGAATCGGCACTGGGCTGGAGGCTGGCAATGATCGCGCCCGGCGTCGCCATGCTCGTGATGGGAGTCCTGTACGCCCGCGGCGTGCAGGACACGCCGCAGGGGAACTTCGAGGATCTGCAGGCCGGCCGATCTCGCGGGGCACCGGGCGGCAGCTTCTCGAGCGCCGCTCGCGATCCTCGTGTCTGGGCGCTGTTCGTCGCTTACGGCGCGTGCTTCGGTCTCGAGCTCACGCTCGACAACGTGGCCGCGCTGTACTTCTTCGACCGCTTCGAGCTCGATCTGACCCAAGCCGGCGCGGTCGCAGCCGGCTTCGGCGCCATGAACCTGTTCGCGCGCCCGCTCGGCGGCTGGCTCTCGGATCGAGTCGGAAGCTCGCGGGGCGTAACCGGGCGCGCGACCCTGCTGGGCCTGCTGCTGCTCTTCGAGGGCTTCGCGCTGCTCGCGTTCTCGCGCGCGAATGCGCTCTGGCTTGCGATTCCCGCCCTGCTCGTCGTCGGACTCTTCGTGAAGATGTCGAACGGAGCGACCTACGGGGTGGTTCCGTTCCTGAATCGGCGCGCGCTCGGCTCGGTGACGGGAATCGTGGGCGCGGGCGGGAACGCCGGCGCGGTCGCCGCGGGATTTCTCTTCCGCGACGAGTCGCTCGCGACGCAGGACGCCTTCCTGGTGCTGGGCGCGATCGTGACCTTCGTCTCCGCGTTCGCGTTCCTGCTGAGCCTCTGGGTCGAGGATCGCTCGGGCGTCGAGGCGCCAGCGCTCGGTAGCGAGCTGTCGACCTGAGCGCGACGGACGCGTCAGCGCCCCTTGAAGACCGGCGTGCGCTTCTCGAGCAGCGCGGCGACGCCCTCTTTCGAGTCCTCGGTCTCGAAGGTCCGCGACTGCAGCTGCGCCTCGCTCTCGGCCGCGGGAACCGGATCCCAGTCGCAGTTCCGGTACAGCGAGCGCTTGGTCCAGCGCACCGCGATCGGCGCGGCGGAGGCGATCTCTCGCGCGAGCTCGAGCGAGCGCGGCATGACCTCGGCCTCGGGCACGGCGTGGTTCACGATGCCGATCTCCGCGGCCTCGGCGCCCGAGACGATCCGCCCGGTGAAGAGCAGCTCCGCGGCGCGCGGCAGCCCGACCAGGCGCGGCAGGATGTAGGTCGTCGCCATTCCCGGGTGGATGCCGAGCCGCGTGAAGTTCGCGCCGTAGCGCGCGTCGCGATCACCGACGCGGATGTCGCAGACGACGGCCAGCCCGAAGCCGCCGCCGATCGCGTGGCCCTGCAGCGCGCCGATCACCGGGATCTCGATCGAGAGGATCGACAGGAACGGCTTGTACATGTTGAACGAGCGCTCGTTCGGAAGCAGCGTACGCGTCGCGCCGCCGTCTCGCTGCACACCGGTCTTGAAGTCGGCCCCCGCGCAGAAGCTCTTGCCGCGACCGGTGATGATCACGCAGCGCAGCTCCGGGTCCTCCTTCACGCGGGCGATGCTCGCGCGCAGGCCCTCGAACACGTCCTCGGTCATGCTGTTGCGGTTCTCGGGACGGTTCAGCGTGATCGTCGCGATGAAGTCCTTCGCCTCGTACAGGACCGCCGGCTCGCTC
This genomic interval from Deltaproteobacteria bacterium contains the following:
- the argC gene encoding N-acetyl-gamma-glutamyl-phosphate reductase gives rise to the protein MSPRVFIDGHLGTTGLRIRDWLSGRDDFELCELPEALRKDAAARRDALRSADLAVLCLPDDAAREAVGLAEGSRVRILDASTAHRVAPGWFYGLPELVADQRERIRGAARVSNGGCWATAAILLLRPLVDAGLIARDTPISVHGVSGYSGGGREMIAKWEDPAGGLLTHVYEAPYALDRVHKHIAEITRWSGLAHAPEFAPAVGPFRCGMRVQLPLHAALLASGVSGKSIWEALAARYRDEPFVRVLPIREPLDSDERSFDPRACNDTNRIELRVLPNPGGHVRLMAVLDNLGKGAAGLAIQNLNLMLGLSETRGLPA
- a CDS encoding VWA domain-containing protein; this translates as MRPLEDSVRRRVRSLSLACAGLLLAAGVAGARERYATPDPPAHEPYQADALEPVRAGVPAGIELLRAADAPAWPERLRAEVADRVRSEWPAERVYGPIFANLGVTLRWPLVNAESDGSVIVPVVDELELPIEGALSLSRGDGPRRVVILVDASESANSMTEFRSDGRGAEAVSVLEAERRALDHLLDLSQDDWLEIGVIAFGETTWPVAEPGLPVEGLRAALADFRQQRPRGEGRTDAVCALWTAREWLDSTPKGVAREIVVLTDGDAAFSGRFLDCAGDGRARSDAAASACEARRNPAPCPASHRFSRSDGTSDLVQLASFARRARGVLAVHALLFEPDRSARSWQRVVADTGGRLVRVPGPEAIELALPSLVSSRIGRVVARNATLGVESSDLLAPDRTRLLGALALTPGANDVELRVESDRGTAALLRFRVYAAPRQLEVWLAALRERNSALELRAEELKGESGAKRGRESRDRSLAVDPEPDPAAAAKSP
- a CDS encoding phosphoadenylyl-sulfate reductase, which translates into the protein MAAVVSLEKRGVRVSASVLEEIESGGLDGLVAEELIRWGFDRFAPRIALSAGFGSPDGMVLLDLMHQIDPGRTRVFTLDTGRLPQETYNLIDRVRDRYEIEVEVFFPDPERVQKMVRQHGMNLFYETEEKRKLCCAVRKVEPLERALAGLDAWISGLRPEQSVTRSAVSAVEIDEVHGGRVKLNPLAGWSKDDVWAYVKKHAVPVNALHAQGYPSVGCAPCSRAIREGEDERAGRWWWERPESRECGIHTGYEEEGSGI
- a CDS encoding non-heme iron oxygenase ferredoxin subunit — translated: MKWQRVASVREVAPGEVKSVRVSGIDVALCNLAGSFHAVSNVCTHAYACLSDGYLEGDELECALHGGRFDVKTGAAGGGIVTEDLRRFAVRVEGDDVFISLGDGDAGEEV
- a CDS encoding DNA-3-methyladenine glycosylase I is translated as MSARCPWADKDPLYIPYHDEQWGVPLHDDRGLFEMLILEGAQAGLSWLTILRKREGYRRAFDAFDPELVASYTEKRRAQLLADPGIVRNRQKIDAAIGNARAFLDVVSECGSFDRYLWDFVAGRPRVNRFRRIADVPAHTAESDALSKDLSARGFKFTGSTICYAYMQAVGMVNDHLTSCPRHAELA
- a CDS encoding AarF/ABC1/UbiB kinase family protein, which gives rise to MKERPTSRAQQRTARVPDGRAERIARLAGLVAGIAGESALELLRRATGAGERDGSLLMTSANAARISETLADLRGAAMKLGQLLSLQGEGMLPPRLREALAQLQSHAHFMPEAQVRQVLAREFGRGWKSRFAEFDFEPLAAASIGQVHAATAGDGRDLALKLQYPGIERSIDGDVDNLVLVLRGLRLVPAGLDLDRVIPELKEELRREADYAREARSQAQYRNLVGDDPAVLVPCVHADLSTRSVLASDRVRGLPLEDLRSPEHPQSRRDEVGAKLLRLVFRELFEFRFVQTDPNFANYLFEPKHERVALLDFGAVRSYSAHFTGRYAELIRATITRDAERVEELASALGLLRGDEAPEARSAFNRLCERVAEPLRRPGPYSFAGSELAREVREIGIDAYTRRGLRAPPTELIFLHRKLAGTYLLLAHIGARVDCRAVFEEFAA